The Streptomyces sp. NBC_01237 genomic interval GCGCCACCGTCCACCGGGGGCCGGCCCACGCGCACGAGGAGCCGCTGTGCGCGCTGTTCGCCGAGGTGCTCGGGGTGGAGCGGGTCGGACCGGACGACGGCTTCTTCGATCTGGGCGGGCACTCCCTGCTGGCGACCCGGCTGGTGAGCCGGGTGCGTGCGGTCCTGGGCACCGAGCTGTCCGTCCGAGCCCTGTTCGAGGCGCCGACCCCGGCGGCCCTCGCACGCCGGCTCGACGGCGAGGGGGACGGCACCGGCCTGGACGTGCTGCTGCCGCTGCGGACCGGCGGACGTCTGCGGCCGCTGTTCGCGGTGCACGCGGCGAGCGGCCTCGCCTGGCCGTACGCCCGGCTGCTGCCGCACCTGGACCCGGATGTGCCGCTGTACGGCCTGCAGGCACCGAGTCTCGCCGATCCGGACGGCGGTGCGCGCAAGCCGGAGGAGCTGGTACGGGAGTACGCGCGGCGGATCCGGGAGGTGCAGCCGGAGGGTCCGTACCGGCTGCTCGGGTGGTCGGTCGGCGGCACCCTCGCCTACGCGGTGGCCGCGGAGCTGGTGGAGCGGGGGCACCCCGTGGAGTTCGTGGCCCTGCTCGACTCGTACCCGGCGCCCGAGGAGGGTCTGCCCGACTGGGAGGAGACGCACCGGCACGTGGCCGGGTCGGCCGGGTTCGCCGCGGACGGGACGCCACCGGAGCAGATCGCGCTGCTCGGGGAGCGGGCGGTGGAGGGCGCACGGCTGGCGGTGCGGTCGGCGGTGGACGCGCTGCGGGCCGCTCCGGCACGGACACGGGGTGTGCATGTGCTCCACTTCCGCGCCGCGTCGGACGGGCCGGGCACCGCCCCGGAGGTCTGGCAGGCGTACGGCGGCGGGCGGTTCTCGGCCTTCGACGTCGCGTGCGGCCACTACGGGATGCTGGATCCCGTTCCGCTCGCCTCGATCGGCGCGGTGCTGACGGACAGAGCCGTGGAAGGGACGGCAGGGCGATGAACCGGGCGACGGGGAGCGTGCCGGTCATGGCCCTGCCACGGCGAAGTACGCGTACGTCCCTTCGCGGGCGGCGGTCCGACCTCAGAAGTCCCAGCCGTCGTCGGCGGCGGTGCCCTTGACCGGTTCGGGAACGGCGGAGGAGGCGCCGACCATGCCCGCGGTCAGGGTGGTGCCGTCACCGGGGTCGATCAGGATGAACGAGCCGGTGCGGCGCGAGTCGGCGTAGAAGTCGACGGGCAGCGGCTCCGCGGTGCGGATCCTGATGCGGCCGATGTCGTTGGCGACGAGCCGGCCCGGGTGGGGGTGCGGGGACAGGTCGTCGAGGGTGAGCCGGGAGGGGATGCTCTCGACGATGGCCTTGACCGTGCGGGTGCCGTGCTTGAGCAGCACCCGGTGCCCGACGGTCAGGTCCTGGTCGGCCACATGGCAGACGGTCGCCTCGATGTCCTGGGTGGCCGCCGGGGCGTCCGCCGTCGGCGCGATCAGGTCACCACGCGAGACGTCGATGTCGTCCTCCAGCAGGACGGTCACCGACTGCCCGGTCCAGGCGACGTCGACCCGCCTGCCGAGCAGGTCGATACCGGAGATCTTCGTCGTACGGCCGGACGGCAGGATCGTGACCGACTCGCCGACGCGGAAGGAACCGGCCGCGATCCGGCCGGCGTAGCCGCGGTAGTCGGCGTGTTCGGCGGTCCGGGGGCGGATGACGTACTGCACCGGCAGCCGGGCTTGGCGGTGGGCCGGGCCGTGGCCGACCGGGACCGTCTCCACGTGGTCGAGCACCGTCGGGCCGCTGTACCAGTCCATGACCGCCGACGGCTCCACCACGTTGTCCCCGGCCAGCGCCGAGATCGGTATCGCGGTGACCTCGGGGATGCCCAGCTCGGCCGCGTACGCCGTGAACTCCTCCACGATCGCGTCGAACACCGGCTCGCGGTAGCCGACCAGGTCCATCTTGTTGACCGCCAGGGCGACATGCGGAACGCGCAGCAGTGCGGCGATGGCGGCGTGACGGCGGGTCTGCTCGACCACACCGTTGCGGGCGTCGACCAGGATCACGGTCAGTTGGGCGGTGGAGGCACCGGTGACCATGTTGCGGGTGTACTGCACATGCCCGGGTGTATCGGCCAGGATGAACCGCCGCTTCGGGGTGGCGAAGTAGCGGTAGGCGACATCTATGGTGATGCCCTGTTCCCGTTCGGCGCGCAGACCGTCGGTGAGCAGGGCGAGGTCGGGCGTGTCCTGGCCACGGCCGGCCGACGCCCGCTCCACGGCCTCCAGCTGGTCGGCCAGAACGGACTTGGAATCGTGCAGCAGCCGGCCCACCAGCGTGGACTTGCCGTCGTCGACGGAGCCGGCGGTGGCGAACCGCAGAAGGGTGGTGGTCGGGAGTTCCGTGGTCCTGGTCATGCTCAGAAGTACCCTTCGCGCTTGCGGTCCTCCATGGAGGCCTCGGAGAGCTTGTCGTCGGCACGTGTCGCGCCCCGCTCGGTCAGCCGGGACGCGGCGATCTCCGCGATCACCTGGTCCAGGGTCACCGCGTCGGACTCGACCGCGCCGGTGCAGGACATGTCACCGACCGTGCGGTAGCGGACGAGCCGCTTCTCGACGGTCTCGCCGTCCTTCGGGCCGCCCCACTTCCCCACGGGCAGCCACATCCCGGAGCGCTGGAAGACCTCGCGCTCATGGGCGAAGTAGATCTCCGGCAGCTCGATGCCCTCGCGGGCGATGTAGTGCCACACGTCCAGCTCCGTCCAGTCGGACAGCGGGAAGACGCGTACATGTTCACCGGGGGCGTGCCGGCCGTTGTAGAGCTGCCACAGCTCCGGACGCTGGCGGCGCGGGTCCCACTGCGAGAACTGGTCCCGGAGGCTGAACACCCGTTCCTTGGCCCGGGCCTTCTCCTCGTCACGACGGCCGCCACCGAGGACCGCGTCGAACCGCTCCGACTGGATCCTCTCCGTCAGCGGCAGCGTCTGCAGCGGATTACGGGTCCCGTCGGGGCGCTCCTTGAGCGTGCCGCGGTCGATGTAGTCCTGTACGCAGGCCACATGGAGACGCAGCCCGTGGGCCGCCACCACACGGTCCCGGTGCTCCAGGACCTCCGGGAAGTTGTGTCCGGTGTCCACGTGCAGCAGCGCGAACGGCACAGGGGCGGGGGCGAACGCCTTCAGAGCGAGGTGCAGCATGACGATGGAGTCCTTGCCGCCGGAGAAGAGGATCACCGGCCGCTCGAACTCACCCGCCACCTCACGGAGGATGTGCACCGCCTCCGACTCCAGCGCGTCCGCGTGGGTCAGCGTGTACGGGTTGTCGGTCCTCCCGGACCGTTGCGTCGCCGTCGTCATGCCAGCCCCTTCTCCCGCAGCAGCGCGACAAGCGCCTGCGCCGACTCCGTCCTGCTCTGCTCGTGCGCCGGGATCCGCAGATCCGGTGCGGCCGGCGGCTCGTACGGATCGTCGACGCCGGTCAGTCCGGTCATCTCGCCCCGCGCCTGCCTGGCGTACAGACCCTTCACATCGCGTACGGCGCACACCTCGACCGGCGTCGCCACATGCA includes:
- a CDS encoding sulfate adenylyltransferase subunit 1; the protein is MTRTTELPTTTLLRFATAGSVDDGKSTLVGRLLHDSKSVLADQLEAVERASAGRGQDTPDLALLTDGLRAEREQGITIDVAYRYFATPKRRFILADTPGHVQYTRNMVTGASTAQLTVILVDARNGVVEQTRRHAAIAALLRVPHVALAVNKMDLVGYREPVFDAIVEEFTAYAAELGIPEVTAIPISALAGDNVVEPSAVMDWYSGPTVLDHVETVPVGHGPAHRQARLPVQYVIRPRTAEHADYRGYAGRIAAGSFRVGESVTILPSGRTTKISGIDLLGRRVDVAWTGQSVTVLLEDDIDVSRGDLIAPTADAPAATQDIEATVCHVADQDLTVGHRVLLKHGTRTVKAIVESIPSRLTLDDLSPHPHPGRLVANDIGRIRIRTAEPLPVDFYADSRRTGSFILIDPGDGTTLTAGMVGASSAVPEPVKGTAADDGWDF
- the cysD gene encoding sulfate adenylyltransferase subunit CysD → MTTATQRSGRTDNPYTLTHADALESEAVHILREVAGEFERPVILFSGGKDSIVMLHLALKAFAPAPVPFALLHVDTGHNFPEVLEHRDRVVAAHGLRLHVACVQDYIDRGTLKERPDGTRNPLQTLPLTERIQSERFDAVLGGGRRDEEKARAKERVFSLRDQFSQWDPRRQRPELWQLYNGRHAPGEHVRVFPLSDWTELDVWHYIAREGIELPEIYFAHEREVFQRSGMWLPVGKWGGPKDGETVEKRLVRYRTVGDMSCTGAVESDAVTLDQVIAEIAASRLTERGATRADDKLSEASMEDRKREGYF